agatttttcacatgcgatattcaattttccacatgcgattctacacaccccatgccatttttcacattaccccatgctagccattttttcacatgcgattttcaattttccacatgcgattatacacaccccatgccatttttcacattatctCATACCATTTtgtcacatgcgatattcaattttccacatgcgattctacacaccccatgccatttttcacattaccccatgctattttttcacatgcgatattcaattttccacatgcgattctacacacctcatgctatttttcacattaccccatgctagccattttttcacatgcgatattcaatcttccacatgcgattctacacaccccatgccatttttcacattaccccatgccattttttcacatgcgatattcaaatcttccacatgcgattttgtccatctacacaccccatgccatttttcacactaccccatgctaaccattttttcacatgcgatatgtattgaattcgcaccagatctgcacctgatcgaacggctgggatgatcgcgtacatatcgtacgataagcgcatttgtattttactctttacctatatatatatatatatatatatatataatcttgtgttaaacttttaattttttatattattttatatttttatttttaaccattttcttaataaacttatcATAATTCAAACTCATGATCTAAACCTACCCAATCTACCCGTTTTGCCATCTTGTATTGAAGTTATATTAGCTTTACTCCACAATAATGAAAATCGTTGTTTTCTATTCTTTCTCTTATCAAACCTGTTTGTTAACTGGAACCGCATTGAGGTAGCTCGTTATTTGATTTGTAGTTTTTCATATATACCATTTTATATTAGATCAGAATGTGTATAAATTTAGCTTTACCATTTTAAATGCTCGAAAAGCCGTAGTGGGTATCCAAATACATACATAGTGGACAGATGTGTAGTTGTGACGTGGGGACATACGATTTACCAACTTATCAATCAAGCACCAAGATATAATAAAATGTTGGTTTATatttgatattattattattattacattgCAATGTAAGTTTAGACACACAAAAAATAAAAGGAGAAACAGAATTGAAACAAGAAGAAGATGAGATGAGCAATGGTCATCTCATCTACTTGGTGAACTCAAGAACCCAGGTATTGAGAGCGCAACAGGCTTTGCGAAATCCACTGAATCCGGCCCCCTTTGCCAATGCCTCAAAGTCTTTCTCGGTCCTCTCTTTGCCTCCGGGGTTGTGAGCCAACATGATGACGTCTATGTGTACCACGTTTTGGGTGGCTAGGCTGGAGTCAGGCGCCTCTGGGAGGATGCATTCAGCCACGATCACTTTCCCATTCTCTGGCAGTGCTTTGTAGCAGTTTTTCAGGAACTGGATGCAGTGGGCATCGCTCCAGTCATGACAGATCCACTTCATGAAAATGGCATCTCCTTTAGGGACGCTCTCAAACATGTCCCCACCCACATGCTCTACACCGGGATAACTAGTGGCATCCTCGATCACATGTGGCAGATCAAAATTGATGCCCTTGATGGAAGGGTGTTTGGAGACGATCATGCTCAGGCTGGCACCGGTCCCTCCCCCCACATCCACCAGGGTGCTCAGGTTGTCGAAGCCGTCGTAGATATCCAGGATCTTTTTCATGGTCATG
Above is a window of Helianthus annuus cultivar XRQ/B chromosome 14, HanXRQr2.0-SUNRISE, whole genome shotgun sequence DNA encoding:
- the LOC110937336 gene encoding caffeic acid 3-O-methyltransferase, with the protein product MGSSSSSEEEAFLFAMQLASASVLPMVLKSAIELDLLETIAKAGPGAYVSTADLAAQLPKADNPEAPIMLDRICRLLASYNVLACNLNRKDDGSVERLYGLAPVCKFLVKNQDGVSLAPLLLMNQDKILMESWYHLKDAVLDGGIPFNKAYGMTAFEYHGKDPRFNKVFNAGMFNHSTMTMKKILDIYDGFDNLSTLVDVGGGTGASLSMIVSKHPSIKGINFDLPHVIEDATSYPGVEHVGGDMFESVPKGDAIFMKWICHDWSDAHCIQFLKNCYKALPENGKVIVAECILPEAPDSSLATQNVVHIDVIMLAHNPGGKERTEKDFEALAKGAGFSGFRKACCALNTWVLEFTK